In Equus caballus isolate H_3958 breed thoroughbred chromosome 26, TB-T2T, whole genome shotgun sequence, the following are encoded in one genomic region:
- the SMIM34 gene encoding LOW QUALITY PROTEIN: small integral membrane protein 34 (The sequence of the model RefSeq protein was modified relative to this genomic sequence to represent the inferred CDS: inserted 1 base in 1 codon) — protein MLGLIQTSLFLSDQVDSPGGPIQTQTSTVLGXLLKAHMEGSNSTNSTRALNLPDGTSAAWYILTIIGIYGVIFLFQLASDILRKNDKCLEDVCYSNLTSELKKKGLQSKVAKRSTLTISNRAFLPPSQCSVGPERGNSGPQTELQGTPESQDRQASTGANFLAGEQLWIYREH, from the exons atgctggGTCTCATCCAGACCTCTCTATTTCTCAGTGATCAAGTGGACTCTCCGGGAGGCCCCATCCAGACCCAGACCAGCACTGTCCTGG ACCTGCTGAAGGCCCACATGGAGGGGAGCAACAGCACCAACTCCACCAGGGCCCTGAACCTTCCAGATGGGACCAGCGCTGCCTGGTACATCCTCACCATCATTGGCATCTACGGAGTGATTTTCCTCTTCCAGTTGGCCAGCGACATCCTCAGAAAGAATGATAAGTGCTTGGAAGATGTGTGTTACTCAAATTTGACCTCTGAACTCAAAAAGAAAGGGCTCCAGAGCAAGGTGGCCAAACGCTCCACACTGACCATTAGCAACAGAGCTTTCCTGCCGCCCAGCCAGTGCAGCGTGGGGCCAGAGCGTGGAAATAGCGGGCCCCAAACCGAACTCCAAGGGACCCCTGAAAGTCAAGACAGGCAGGCCTCCACAGGGGCCAACTTTCTTGCCGGGGAACAGCTTTGGATTTATCGGGAACATTGA